One region of Chryseobacterium muglaense genomic DNA includes:
- a CDS encoding DUF6261 family protein, whose protein sequence is MKISLQRVSTKDLATLTERTLTVSTSGKYPVLTNHPLMNELTNHYADYDAVYTKKTFSGKGKVVAAADHDRDVAFSCIKAFLNGYRQVSSVPNFQDAEDLYQVFVQFGLDLDRMSYSSQTAQMKKLIEALELPANTQKISNLSLSVAFAEMKTKHEYFEDIFEEQTEANAGLRQIQSASTIRRGLEKTLKSFYSMLTALKDVPDWKDAYAEVYELVKSAKNSTVSRKNNNEEPE, encoded by the coding sequence ATGAAAATTTCACTACAAAGAGTGAGCACCAAAGATTTGGCGACGCTCACAGAAAGAACACTCACTGTTTCTACTTCCGGAAAATATCCGGTTTTGACCAATCATCCTTTGATGAACGAACTCACCAATCATTATGCGGATTATGATGCCGTTTACACCAAGAAAACTTTTAGCGGAAAAGGAAAAGTTGTTGCAGCAGCAGACCATGACAGAGATGTTGCCTTTAGTTGTATCAAAGCTTTTTTAAATGGGTATCGACAGGTAAGTTCGGTGCCTAATTTTCAGGATGCAGAAGACTTGTATCAGGTTTTTGTGCAGTTTGGTTTAGACCTCGACCGAATGAGCTATTCTTCACAAACCGCTCAGATGAAAAAACTGATTGAGGCGCTTGAGCTTCCTGCGAATACTCAGAAAATTTCTAATCTGTCTTTATCCGTTGCTTTTGCAGAGATGAAAACCAAGCATGAGTATTTTGAAGATATTTTTGAAGAACAGACGGAAGCCAATGCGGGTCTTCGGCAAATACAGAGTGCATCAACAATACGAAGAGGTTTAGAAAAAACGCTGAAATCTTTTTATAGTATGTTGACCGCTTTGAAAGATGTTCCCGATTGGAAGGATGCATATGCAGAAGTCTATGAATTGGTGAAGTCTGCGAAAAATTCTACGGTGTCGAGAAAGAATAATAATGAAGAACCTGAATAA
- a CDS encoding CocE/NonD family hydrolase, which yields MKNYFSMLLMFLFFVGSAQNTPPKDTYVKDNFTKQEFYIPMRDGTKLFTAVYIPKDISKKQKYPFLMQRTCYSIAPYGENEYRRSLGPNKYLMNDKYIFVYQDVRGRYMSEGVFTNMTPQVERKTKKDVDESTDTYDTIDWLVKNIKDNNGKVGQYGTSYPGFYTAVGTLAQHPALVASSPQAPISDFWNDDFMHNGRFMLGYFKTFPVFGVQKTKPENKAWYSDSMIKATSEDGLKFYRDMGTLKDGYEKYYKNNFFMTEIMNHPNYDEFWQKRGLLPHLKNINHAVMTVGGWFDAEDLSGPLNIYKTIEKTSPKAKNTIVMGPFSHGGWGREDGKHFHNQIYFGDSIATYYQKNVETKFFNHYLKGNTKQDAGLPEALMYDTGAKQWREFATYPPKEAKKVNFYLANGTLKNTAQQGFSEYYSDPNNPVLSSDNLKDFNGFTPRNYMSEDQRFAVGRPDVLTFTTDILTEDMTFAGEILAKLNIASTSTDADFAVKLIDVYPEDFKPTEKKEGVIYGNYHQMVRSEIMPARFRNSKEKGEALVANQKTAVNFRLQDVVHTFKKGHKIQIQISSTWFPLFAINPQKFMENPNFATKEDYTKAFIKIFEDSAIEVEVLK from the coding sequence ATGAAGAACTACTTTTCAATGTTGTTGATGTTTTTGTTTTTTGTGGGAAGTGCGCAAAACACACCGCCAAAAGACACGTATGTAAAAGATAATTTCACAAAACAGGAATTTTATATTCCGATGCGTGATGGGACAAAACTATTTACGGCTGTCTATATTCCAAAAGATATTTCAAAGAAGCAGAAATATCCGTTTTTGATGCAGAGAACCTGCTACAGCATTGCACCCTACGGAGAAAATGAATACCGCAGAAGTCTCGGCCCTAACAAATATCTGATGAATGACAAATATATTTTTGTGTATCAGGATGTTCGTGGAAGGTATATGAGTGAAGGTGTTTTCACCAATATGACGCCACAGGTTGAAAGAAAAACCAAGAAAGATGTCGATGAAAGTACCGATACTTATGATACCATCGACTGGTTGGTTAAAAACATTAAAGACAACAACGGAAAAGTCGGTCAATATGGAACTTCTTATCCAGGATTTTATACCGCTGTAGGAACTTTGGCGCAACATCCGGCTTTGGTGGCATCTTCTCCACAGGCTCCGATTTCAGATTTTTGGAATGACGATTTTATGCATAATGGAAGATTTATGTTGGGGTATTTTAAAACGTTTCCGGTATTTGGAGTTCAAAAAACGAAACCTGAAAACAAGGCATGGTATTCTGATTCTATGATTAAAGCGACTTCTGAAGATGGGTTGAAATTTTACAGAGACATGGGAACGTTGAAGGACGGATATGAAAAGTATTACAAAAACAATTTCTTTATGACCGAGATTATGAATCATCCCAACTATGATGAATTTTGGCAGAAAAGAGGTTTGTTACCTCATCTGAAAAACATCAATCATGCAGTAATGACCGTCGGGGGTTGGTTTGATGCAGAAGACCTTTCAGGACCTTTAAACATTTACAAAACGATTGAAAAAACAAGTCCGAAAGCTAAAAACACCATCGTAATGGGACCGTTTTCTCACGGAGGATGGGGACGTGAAGATGGAAAACATTTTCATAATCAAATCTACTTCGGTGACAGCATCGCAACGTATTATCAGAAAAATGTTGAAACGAAATTTTTCAATCATTATTTAAAGGGAAACACAAAACAAGACGCAGGTTTACCCGAAGCTTTAATGTATGATACGGGAGCCAAACAATGGAGAGAATTTGCAACGTATCCTCCAAAAGAAGCTAAAAAAGTAAACTTTTACTTAGCCAACGGAACTTTAAAAAATACTGCCCAACAAGGTTTTTCTGAATATTACAGTGACCCAAACAATCCAGTTTTAAGTTCTGACAATTTGAAAGACTTTAACGGCTTCACGCCAAGAAATTATATGTCGGAAGACCAAAGATTCGCTGTCGGAAGACCCGATGTGTTGACTTTCACCACAGATATTTTAACAGAAGACATGACTTTTGCAGGAGAAATTTTAGCGAAGTTAAATATTGCTTCAACGTCAACAGATGCCGACTTTGCAGTGAAATTAATCGATGTTTATCCTGAAGATTTTAAACCAACTGAAAAGAAAGAGGGTGTGATTTACGGAAATTATCATCAAATGGTAAGAAGTGAAATTATGCCTGCTAGATTCAGAAATTCTAAAGAAAAAGGAGAAGCATTGGTTGCTAATCAGAAAACTGCCGTAAATTTCAGATTGCAGGATGTGGTTCATACTTTCAAGAAAGGACATAAAATACAGATTCAGATTTCTTCAACATGGTTTCCATTATTTGCAATCAATCCGCAGAAATTTATGGAGAATCCTAATTTTGCAACGAAAGAAGATTATACTAAAGCCTTCATAAAAATCTTTGAAGACTCAGCGATTGAAGTTGAGGTTTTGAAATAA